A part of Penaeus vannamei isolate JL-2024 chromosome 1, ASM4276789v1, whole genome shotgun sequence genomic DNA contains:
- the LOC113813548 gene encoding phospholipase A2 yields the protein MRGLFSVALTCSAMLVCLAAAEGRSGRWKIVPGTKWCGPGTRTKHDDDLGRFVETDRCCREHDKCPEKLQKGTTSHGLTNNGRFTLSHCDCDERFLRCLKNANSMSASIVGRNFFSVWNPMCFKEDYPTVCIEHSFTGRRCVATKKDTSKPKEWQFFSNPVW from the exons ATGAG AGGCCTCTTTTCCGTGGCGCTGACCTGCTCGGCGATGTTGGTATGCCTGGCGGCGGCTGAAGGGCGGTCCGGGAGATGGAAGATCGTCCCAG GAACCAAGTGGTGCGGCCCCGGGACGAGAACGAAACACGACGACGACCTCGGAAGATTCGTCGAAACCGACCGCTGTTGCCGAGAGCACGACAAATGCCCCGAAAAACTGCAAAAGGGCACGACCAGCCACGGCCTGACGAACAATGGAAGGTTCACTCTCTCCCACTGTGACTGCGACGAGAGGTTTCTGAGGTGCTTGAAGAACGCGAACAGTATGTCGGCCTCGATTGTGGGTCGAAATTTCTTCAGCGTTTGGAATCCAATGTGTTTTAAGGAGGACTACCCGACGGTCTGCATTGAGCACAG CTTCACCGGTCGTCGCTGCGTCGCCACCAAGAAGGACACCTCGAAGCCGAAGGAGTGGCAGTTCTTCAGCAACCCCGTCTGGTAG